One segment of Streptomyces sp. XD-27 DNA contains the following:
- a CDS encoding ABC transporter substrate-binding protein: protein MRWKRAAGRALLVCVLLLAGYAGMGSRPPGTPAAADAAGRGPVTLVTGGDLTGYLRGILDGWNRTHPREKVTLVELPDSADEVRAQMVSELRSGSDRFDVLNIDVAWTSEFAAAGWIAPVDGTRFPLDRFLPPVVDTATFGGRLYAVPYVTNAGLLYYRKDVLDREGERPPRTWAELERLARTVAPRYGMDGYAGQFLPYEGLTANVVEAVQSAGGTVLGDEGARVTVDSPAARRGLDFLTGGLREGWIPRRALSFTEEESRAAFQNGELLFLRNWPYAYTMAGASGSAVAGKFGAVPLPGPEGPGSSVLGGSNLAVNAQSRHRATAAELMAYLTSEAVQRRVLTQGALPPVWADLYSEPRLVRRFPYLPTLRRSVLAAKPRPKSARYDQVSLAVQAVAQDALAGRQSTRAAVARLSRELRAIADRG from the coding sequence CGGTCACGCTGGTGACCGGGGGTGACCTTACCGGCTATCTGCGCGGGATCCTCGACGGCTGGAACCGCACCCACCCGCGCGAGAAGGTGACGCTGGTCGAACTGCCGGACTCCGCCGACGAGGTGCGGGCACAGATGGTCAGCGAGCTGCGTTCCGGCAGCGACCGCTTCGACGTGCTCAACATCGACGTGGCGTGGACGTCGGAGTTCGCCGCCGCGGGCTGGATCGCGCCCGTGGACGGCACGCGCTTTCCGCTGGACCGCTTCCTGCCGCCGGTGGTGGACACCGCCACCTTCGGCGGGCGGCTGTACGCGGTGCCGTACGTGACCAACGCGGGGCTGCTCTACTACCGCAAGGACGTGCTGGACCGCGAGGGCGAGCGCCCCCCGCGCACCTGGGCCGAGCTGGAGCGGCTGGCGCGGACCGTCGCGCCCCGGTACGGCATGGACGGTTACGCGGGCCAGTTCCTGCCGTACGAGGGGCTGACCGCGAACGTCGTCGAGGCGGTGCAGTCGGCGGGCGGGACGGTGCTCGGCGACGAGGGCGCGCGGGTCACGGTGGACTCCCCCGCCGCCCGCCGGGGCCTGGACTTCCTCACCGGCGGGCTGCGCGAGGGGTGGATCCCCCGGCGGGCGCTGTCCTTCACGGAGGAGGAGTCCCGCGCGGCCTTCCAGAACGGCGAGCTGCTGTTCCTGCGCAACTGGCCGTACGCGTACACGATGGCCGGCGCGAGCGGCTCGGCGGTGGCCGGGAAGTTCGGCGCCGTGCCGCTGCCGGGCCCCGAGGGTCCGGGCTCCAGCGTCCTGGGCGGCTCCAATCTCGCGGTGAACGCGCAGTCGCGGCACCGGGCGACGGCGGCCGAGCTGATGGCGTACCTGACGAGCGAGGCGGTCCAGCGGCGGGTGCTCACCCAGGGGGCGCTGCCGCCGGTGTGGGCGGACCTGTACTCCGAGCCGCGGCTGGTGCGGCGGTTCCCGTACCTGCCGACGCTGCGGCGCAGCGTGCTGGCGGCCAAGCCGCGGCCCAAGAGCGCCCGGTACGACCAGGTGAGCCTCGCCGTGCAGGCGGTGGCGCAGGACGCGCTGGCGGGGCGGCAGAGCACCCGGGCGGCGGTCGCGCGGCTGTCGCGGGAGCTGCGGGCCATCGCCGACCGAGGCTGA